From Maniola hyperantus chromosome 21, iAphHyp1.2, whole genome shotgun sequence, the proteins below share one genomic window:
- the LOC117992383 gene encoding serine protease inhibitor 2-like, whose product MRWILLIFLVPATICSPNAAISPELLETVFGIPNNGSVPLAAPVQAKPISPEAIAAALPAEAIAVSDYSDVVEPSYTPSVADYDKFDWTLTKRVAFSSKENFLLSPLGLKLALAILTEAATGTTQTELSSVLGFDTDSKVVRRKFEIILDSLRTKSSHYVLNLASRIYVGANVVPLQHFASLSEKYYKTEIKNLDFTYPVGAAYYINEWVNSTTGGKISDLVNSDDVSGVSALVLNTIFFKGTWQRQFNPNVTKPDVFYTSATEKKEAPFMRLRDKFFYAESNKFNAKILRMPYLGNKFAMYVIIPNSLTGLPDIFNELTELRSELYYLQEYLVDVTLPKFQFEYTSILDGILRDLGIRQAFEDTASFPGISRGQGLDNRVKISRVLQRSGIEVNELGSVAYSATEIALENKFGEDSMPNAEVIANRPFLFFIQDEATRQLLFTGRVSDPAIIDGAFKMP is encoded by the exons ATGAGGTGGATTCTGTTGATATTTTTag TGCCAGCAACGATATGCAGTCCAAACGCCGCTATCTCACCAGAGTTATTAGAAACGGTGTTCGGTATTCCCAATAATGGGAGCGTCCCACTAGCGGCACCTGTTCAGGCCAAGCCAATATCGCCAGAGGCCATTGCTGCCGCTTTGCCAGCTGAGGCCATTGCTGTGTCAGATTACTCCGATGTCGTAGAGCCCTCCTACACCCCGTCTGTTGCTGACTACGATAAATTTGATTGGACGCTCACaaag CGTGTAGCGTTCAGTTCGAAGGAGAACTTCCTGTTGTCTCCGCTAGGGCTCAAGCTGGCCCTTGCGATCCTCACAGAAGCGGCCACTGGAACCACGCAAACCGAGCTCTCATCTGTTCTTGGCTTCGACACTGACAGTAAAGTGGTCAGGAGAAAGTTCGAGATCATCTTGGATTCTTTACGG ACAAAGTCCTCACACTATGTACTGAACCTAGCCAGCAGAATATACGTCGGAGCGAACGTGGTACCGCTGCAGCATTTTGCATCCCTTTCCGAGAAATACTACAAGACTGAAATTAAGAACTTGGATTTCACCTATCCTGTGGGCGCTGCGTATTACATCAATGAATGGGTCAATAGCACGACTGGTGGAAAAATTTCCGATTTAGTTAACTCAG ATGACGTGTCAGGGGTGTCCGCTTTAGTATTAAACACGATATTCTTCAAAGGCACCTGGCAACGCCAGTTCAACCCTAACGTTACTAAGCCTGATGTGTTCTATACCTCAGCCACTGAAAAGAAAGAAGCTCCCTTCATGCGTTTAAGAGACAAGTTCTTCTATGCTGAATCTAACAAGTTTAATGCCAAAATCTTGAGGATGCCATATTTG GGCAACAAATTCGCCATGTACGTCATAATACCGAACTCGCTGACCGGTCTGCCAGATATCTTCAACGAGCTGACAGAACTGCGCAGCGAACTTTACTACCTTCAGGAATACCTCGTAGATGTCACACTGCCGAAGTTCCAGTTTGAGTACACTTCGATATTGGACGGAATCCTTCGAGAT TTGGGTATTCGGCAAGCGTTTGAGGACACGGCGTCCTTCCCCGGCATCTCTCGCGGCCAGGGACTGGATAACCGGGTGAAGATCTCCAGGGTTCTGCAGCGATCCGGCATTGAAGTCAACGAACTAGGCAGTGTCGCCTATTCTGccacag AGATCGCCCTCGAGAACAAATTTGGCGAAGATTCAATGCCGAACGCTGAAGTAATAGCGAACAGACCGTTCCTCTTTTTCATACAAGACGAGGCCACTCGACAGCTGCTGTTCACTGGACGAGTGTCCGACCCCGCCATCATTGACGGAGCTTTCAAAATGCCATAG